One stretch of Hevea brasiliensis isolate MT/VB/25A 57/8 chromosome 12, ASM3005281v1, whole genome shotgun sequence DNA includes these proteins:
- the LOC110655341 gene encoding SWI/SNF complex subunit SWI3C isoform X2, protein MPASPPFHSDGRGKWKRRKRDPQITRKQHPKHEHEDPDDEGEDDAVEDYNNNNHLDDDSEDPNLPQSAALPDPNHLKTEVIADGEVRICDFPSVTKLAVNRPHESVFAIVALERANLIGANNDSCRGQVPNFENVSYGQLQAVSTVPAEGFGSDQERNDGGNSAYVVTPPPNMEGKGVVKRFGTRVHVVPMHSDWFSPSTVNRLERQVVPHFFCGKSLDHTPEKYMECRNYVVAKYMENPGKRITVSDFQGLVVGTENEDLARIVRFLDHWGIINYCAAPPSCESWNGGSYLREDPNGEVHAPSAALKSIDSLIKFDKPKCRLKAADIYSSLSCHDDDFSDLDNRIRERISENCCTYCSQHLPGIYFQSQKEIDVLLCSDCFHEGRFVTNHSSLDFIKMDATKDYSDLDGESWSDQETLLLLEAMEVYNENWNEIAEHVGTKSKSQCILHFLRLPMENGLLENIEVRSMSKSSNLSSRDNHGMLRSQSNGSCLQDADAESRIPFANSGNPVMSLVAFLASAVGPRVAAACAHASLAALSEDNRVNSEKLHGREGNFQGEVANSIQPKDNVHGSQVPNEAEGVLLSAEKVKAAAKAGLAAAATKAKLFADHEEREIQRLSANIINHQLKRLELKLKQFAEVETFLMRECEQVEKTRQRFAAERARILSTQIGPAGATSQMNLGGVSPSMVSNNVGSSRQQLMPTSSSQPSISGYGNNQQVHPHIPFVQRGQPQPMFPLGPRLPLAAIQPSSSVPSNAVFNASGNSQPSLNQMLRSVSGPSSGLG, encoded by the exons ATGCCAGCTTCTCCTCCTTTCCATTCAG ATGGCAGAGGCAAATGGAAGAGACGAAAGCGGGACCCCCAAATCACTCGAAAACAACACCCCAAACACGAACACGAAGACCCTGATGATGAAGGCGAAGACGACGCCGTTGAGGACTACAACAATAACAACCACCTCGACGACGATTCTGAGGACCCCAACCTCCCCCAATCGGCTGCTCTTCCTGATCCCAACCATCTCAAAACTGAGGTCATCGCTGATGGTGAGGTCCGCATATGTGACTTCCCTTCCGTAACGAAGCTTGCAGTGAATCGGCCGCATGAGTCGGTTTTCGCTATTGTGGCCTTAGAGAGGGCGAATTTGATTGGGGCCAATAATGATAGTTGTAGGGGGCAGGTGCCTAATTTCGAGAATGTTTCGTACGGGCAACTGCAGGCTGTCTCCACCGTGCCTGCCGAGGGTTTTGGGTCTGATCAGGAGAGAAATGATGGTGGAAATTCTGCTTATGTGGTGACGCCGCCTCCGAATATGGAGGGCAAAGGTGTTGTAAAACGATTTGGGACTAGAGTTCATGTGGTTCCAATGCATTCAG ATTGGTTTTCACCATCCACGGTGAATCGATTGGAAAGGCAAGTGGTGCCACATTTTTTCTGTGGAAAATCACTAGATCATACACCAGAGAAATACATGGAATGTAGGAATTATGTTGTTGCTAAATACATGGAGAATCCAGGGAAGAGGATCACAGTTTCTGATTTTCAGGGATTGGTTGTCGGAACTGAGAATGAAGATTTAGCTCGAATTGTCAGGTTTCTTGATCACTGGGGAATTATCAATTACTGTGCAGCCCCACCAAGCTGTGAATCCTGGAATGGTGGGTCCTACTTAAGAGAGGATCCAAATGGTGAGGTTCATGCGCCATCAGCTGCTTTAAAGTCAATTGATAGTTTGATCAAATTTGACAAGCCTAAATGTAGGCTCAAGGCAGCTGACATCTATTCATCATTGTCATGTCATGATGATGATTTCTCTGACTTGGACAACAGAATTCGAGAACGTATTTCAGAAAATTGTTGCACTTATTGTTCTCAGCATCTTCCTGGCATATACTTTCAGTCACAGAAGGAG ATCGATGTACTTCTATGCTCTGACTGCTTCCATGAGGGGAGGTTTGTGACCAATCATTCAAGCTTGGATTTTATAAAGATGGATGCAACAAAGGATTATAGTGATTTAGATGGAGAAAGTTGGAGTGATCAAGAAACACTATTGCTGCTTGAGGCAATGGAGGTTTACAATGAGAATTGGAATGAAATTGCAGAACATGTTGGAACAAAGTCAAAATCACAATGCATTCTTCATTTTCTTCGTCTACCCATGGAGAATGGCCTGTTGGAAAATATTGAAGTTCGAAGTATGTCCAAGTCATCTAATCTATCAAGTAGAGATAATCACGGAATGCTACGTTCACAATCCAATG GATCCTGCCTCCAAGATGCTGATGCTGAAagcagaatcccttttgcaaattCTGGGAATCCAGTGATGTCCTTG GTTGCCTTTCTGGCTTCTGCTGTTGGACCAAGAGTTGCAGCAGCATGTGCCCATGCGTCCTTGGCAGCATTGTCTGAGGATAATAG GGTGAATTCTGAGAAATTACATGGTAGAGAAGGCAATTTTCAGGGAGAAGTTGCAAATTCAATTCAACCAAAGG ACAACGTGCATGGTTCACAGGTTCCAAATGAGGCGGAGGGTGTTCTTTTATCTGCAGAAAAAGTCAAAGCTGCTGCGAAAGCTGGTCTTGCTGCTGCAGCAACTAAGGCTAAACTGTTTGCAGATCATGAAGAGAGGGAAATTCAAAGGCTATCTGCTAATATCATTAATCATCAG TTGAAGAGATTGGAGCTGAAGTTGAAGCAGTTTGCAGAAGTGGAAACTTTTCTAATGAGAGAGTGTGAACAAGTGGAGAAGACCAGGCAAAGGTTTGCTGCTGAGCGGGCCCGCATTCTATCAACGCAGATTGGACCTGCTGGGGCTACTTCACAAATGAACCTGGGAGGCGTTTCTCCTTCCATGGTTAGCAACAACGTTGGCAGCAGTAGGCAACAACTAATGCCTACCTCTTCTTCACAGCCAAGTATTTCAGGATATGGCAACAATCAACAGGTCCATCCCCATATTCCATTTGTGCAACGGGGACAGCCACAGCCAATGTTTCCATTAGGGCCAAGGCTGCCCCTAGCAGCTATACAGCCATCCTCATCTGTTCCATCAAACGCTGTGTTCAATGCCTCTGGAAATTCACAGCCCAGTCTCAATCAAATGCTGAGGTCTGTGTCGGGGCCTAGCTCTGGTTTAGGTTGA
- the LOC110655341 gene encoding SWI/SNF complex subunit SWI3C isoform X1 — protein sequence MPASPPFHSDGRGKWKRRKRDPQITRKQHPKHEHEDPDDEGEDDAVEDYNNNNHLDDDSEDPNLPQSAALPDPNHLKTEVIADGEVRICDFPSVTKLAVNRPHESVFAIVALERANLIGANNDSCRGQVPNFENVSYGQLQAVSTVPAEGFGSDQERNDGGNSAYVVTPPPNMEGKGVVKRFGTRVHVVPMHSDWFSPSTVNRLERQVVPHFFCGKSLDHTPEKYMECRNYVVAKYMENPGKRITVSDFQGLVVGTENEDLARIVRFLDHWGIINYCAAPPSCESWNGGSYLREDPNGEVHAPSAALKSIDSLIKFDKPKCRLKAADIYSSLSCHDDDFSDLDNRIRERISENCCTYCSQHLPGIYFQSQKEIDVLLCSDCFHEGRFVTNHSSLDFIKMDATKDYSDLDGESWSDQETLLLLEAMEVYNENWNEIAEHVGTKSKSQCILHFLRLPMENGLLENIEVRSMSKSSNLSSRDNHGMLRSQSNGSCLQDADAESRIPFANSGNPVMSLVAFLASAVGPRVAAACAHASLAALSEDNRVNSEKLHGREGNFQGEVANSIQPKEDNVHGSQVPNEAEGVLLSAEKVKAAAKAGLAAAATKAKLFADHEEREIQRLSANIINHQLKRLELKLKQFAEVETFLMRECEQVEKTRQRFAAERARILSTQIGPAGATSQMNLGGVSPSMVSNNVGSSRQQLMPTSSSQPSISGYGNNQQVHPHIPFVQRGQPQPMFPLGPRLPLAAIQPSSSVPSNAVFNASGNSQPSLNQMLRSVSGPSSGLG from the exons ATGCCAGCTTCTCCTCCTTTCCATTCAG ATGGCAGAGGCAAATGGAAGAGACGAAAGCGGGACCCCCAAATCACTCGAAAACAACACCCCAAACACGAACACGAAGACCCTGATGATGAAGGCGAAGACGACGCCGTTGAGGACTACAACAATAACAACCACCTCGACGACGATTCTGAGGACCCCAACCTCCCCCAATCGGCTGCTCTTCCTGATCCCAACCATCTCAAAACTGAGGTCATCGCTGATGGTGAGGTCCGCATATGTGACTTCCCTTCCGTAACGAAGCTTGCAGTGAATCGGCCGCATGAGTCGGTTTTCGCTATTGTGGCCTTAGAGAGGGCGAATTTGATTGGGGCCAATAATGATAGTTGTAGGGGGCAGGTGCCTAATTTCGAGAATGTTTCGTACGGGCAACTGCAGGCTGTCTCCACCGTGCCTGCCGAGGGTTTTGGGTCTGATCAGGAGAGAAATGATGGTGGAAATTCTGCTTATGTGGTGACGCCGCCTCCGAATATGGAGGGCAAAGGTGTTGTAAAACGATTTGGGACTAGAGTTCATGTGGTTCCAATGCATTCAG ATTGGTTTTCACCATCCACGGTGAATCGATTGGAAAGGCAAGTGGTGCCACATTTTTTCTGTGGAAAATCACTAGATCATACACCAGAGAAATACATGGAATGTAGGAATTATGTTGTTGCTAAATACATGGAGAATCCAGGGAAGAGGATCACAGTTTCTGATTTTCAGGGATTGGTTGTCGGAACTGAGAATGAAGATTTAGCTCGAATTGTCAGGTTTCTTGATCACTGGGGAATTATCAATTACTGTGCAGCCCCACCAAGCTGTGAATCCTGGAATGGTGGGTCCTACTTAAGAGAGGATCCAAATGGTGAGGTTCATGCGCCATCAGCTGCTTTAAAGTCAATTGATAGTTTGATCAAATTTGACAAGCCTAAATGTAGGCTCAAGGCAGCTGACATCTATTCATCATTGTCATGTCATGATGATGATTTCTCTGACTTGGACAACAGAATTCGAGAACGTATTTCAGAAAATTGTTGCACTTATTGTTCTCAGCATCTTCCTGGCATATACTTTCAGTCACAGAAGGAG ATCGATGTACTTCTATGCTCTGACTGCTTCCATGAGGGGAGGTTTGTGACCAATCATTCAAGCTTGGATTTTATAAAGATGGATGCAACAAAGGATTATAGTGATTTAGATGGAGAAAGTTGGAGTGATCAAGAAACACTATTGCTGCTTGAGGCAATGGAGGTTTACAATGAGAATTGGAATGAAATTGCAGAACATGTTGGAACAAAGTCAAAATCACAATGCATTCTTCATTTTCTTCGTCTACCCATGGAGAATGGCCTGTTGGAAAATATTGAAGTTCGAAGTATGTCCAAGTCATCTAATCTATCAAGTAGAGATAATCACGGAATGCTACGTTCACAATCCAATG GATCCTGCCTCCAAGATGCTGATGCTGAAagcagaatcccttttgcaaattCTGGGAATCCAGTGATGTCCTTG GTTGCCTTTCTGGCTTCTGCTGTTGGACCAAGAGTTGCAGCAGCATGTGCCCATGCGTCCTTGGCAGCATTGTCTGAGGATAATAG GGTGAATTCTGAGAAATTACATGGTAGAGAAGGCAATTTTCAGGGAGAAGTTGCAAATTCAATTCAACCAAAGG AAGACAACGTGCATGGTTCACAGGTTCCAAATGAGGCGGAGGGTGTTCTTTTATCTGCAGAAAAAGTCAAAGCTGCTGCGAAAGCTGGTCTTGCTGCTGCAGCAACTAAGGCTAAACTGTTTGCAGATCATGAAGAGAGGGAAATTCAAAGGCTATCTGCTAATATCATTAATCATCAG TTGAAGAGATTGGAGCTGAAGTTGAAGCAGTTTGCAGAAGTGGAAACTTTTCTAATGAGAGAGTGTGAACAAGTGGAGAAGACCAGGCAAAGGTTTGCTGCTGAGCGGGCCCGCATTCTATCAACGCAGATTGGACCTGCTGGGGCTACTTCACAAATGAACCTGGGAGGCGTTTCTCCTTCCATGGTTAGCAACAACGTTGGCAGCAGTAGGCAACAACTAATGCCTACCTCTTCTTCACAGCCAAGTATTTCAGGATATGGCAACAATCAACAGGTCCATCCCCATATTCCATTTGTGCAACGGGGACAGCCACAGCCAATGTTTCCATTAGGGCCAAGGCTGCCCCTAGCAGCTATACAGCCATCCTCATCTGTTCCATCAAACGCTGTGTTCAATGCCTCTGGAAATTCACAGCCCAGTCTCAATCAAATGCTGAGGTCTGTGTCGGGGCCTAGCTCTGGTTTAGGTTGA
- the LOC110655341 gene encoding SWI/SNF complex subunit SWI3C isoform X3, whose amino-acid sequence MPASPPFHSDGRGKWKRRKRDPQITRKQHPKHEHEDPDDEGEDDAVEDYNNNNHLDDDSEDPNLPQSAALPDPNHLKTEVIADGEVRICDFPSVTKLAVNRPHESVFAIVALERANLIGANNDSCRGQVPNFENVSYGQLQAVSTVPAEGFGSDQERNDGGNSAYVVTPPPNMEGKGVVKRFGTRVHVVPMHSDWFSPSTVNRLERQVVPHFFCGKSLDHTPEKYMECRNYVVAKYMENPGKRITVSDFQGLVVGTENEDLARIVRFLDHWGIINYCAAPPSCESWNGGSYLREDPNGEVHAPSAALKSIDSLIKFDKPKCRLKAADIYSSLSCHDDDFSDLDNRIRERISENCCTYCSQHLPGIYFQSQKEIDVLLCSDCFHEGRFVTNHSSLDFIKMDATKDYSDLDGESWSDQETLLLLEAMEVYNENWNEIAEHVGTKSKSQCILHFLRLPMENGLLENIEVRSMSKSSNLSSRDNHGMLRSQSNGSCLQDADAESRIPFANSGNPVMSLVAFLASAVGPRVAAACAHASLAALSEDNRVNSEKLHGREGNFQGEVANSIQPKEDNVHGSQVPNEAEGVLLSAEKVKAAAKAGLAAAATKAKLFADHEEREIQRLSANIINHQAHVELDGWK is encoded by the exons ATGCCAGCTTCTCCTCCTTTCCATTCAG ATGGCAGAGGCAAATGGAAGAGACGAAAGCGGGACCCCCAAATCACTCGAAAACAACACCCCAAACACGAACACGAAGACCCTGATGATGAAGGCGAAGACGACGCCGTTGAGGACTACAACAATAACAACCACCTCGACGACGATTCTGAGGACCCCAACCTCCCCCAATCGGCTGCTCTTCCTGATCCCAACCATCTCAAAACTGAGGTCATCGCTGATGGTGAGGTCCGCATATGTGACTTCCCTTCCGTAACGAAGCTTGCAGTGAATCGGCCGCATGAGTCGGTTTTCGCTATTGTGGCCTTAGAGAGGGCGAATTTGATTGGGGCCAATAATGATAGTTGTAGGGGGCAGGTGCCTAATTTCGAGAATGTTTCGTACGGGCAACTGCAGGCTGTCTCCACCGTGCCTGCCGAGGGTTTTGGGTCTGATCAGGAGAGAAATGATGGTGGAAATTCTGCTTATGTGGTGACGCCGCCTCCGAATATGGAGGGCAAAGGTGTTGTAAAACGATTTGGGACTAGAGTTCATGTGGTTCCAATGCATTCAG ATTGGTTTTCACCATCCACGGTGAATCGATTGGAAAGGCAAGTGGTGCCACATTTTTTCTGTGGAAAATCACTAGATCATACACCAGAGAAATACATGGAATGTAGGAATTATGTTGTTGCTAAATACATGGAGAATCCAGGGAAGAGGATCACAGTTTCTGATTTTCAGGGATTGGTTGTCGGAACTGAGAATGAAGATTTAGCTCGAATTGTCAGGTTTCTTGATCACTGGGGAATTATCAATTACTGTGCAGCCCCACCAAGCTGTGAATCCTGGAATGGTGGGTCCTACTTAAGAGAGGATCCAAATGGTGAGGTTCATGCGCCATCAGCTGCTTTAAAGTCAATTGATAGTTTGATCAAATTTGACAAGCCTAAATGTAGGCTCAAGGCAGCTGACATCTATTCATCATTGTCATGTCATGATGATGATTTCTCTGACTTGGACAACAGAATTCGAGAACGTATTTCAGAAAATTGTTGCACTTATTGTTCTCAGCATCTTCCTGGCATATACTTTCAGTCACAGAAGGAG ATCGATGTACTTCTATGCTCTGACTGCTTCCATGAGGGGAGGTTTGTGACCAATCATTCAAGCTTGGATTTTATAAAGATGGATGCAACAAAGGATTATAGTGATTTAGATGGAGAAAGTTGGAGTGATCAAGAAACACTATTGCTGCTTGAGGCAATGGAGGTTTACAATGAGAATTGGAATGAAATTGCAGAACATGTTGGAACAAAGTCAAAATCACAATGCATTCTTCATTTTCTTCGTCTACCCATGGAGAATGGCCTGTTGGAAAATATTGAAGTTCGAAGTATGTCCAAGTCATCTAATCTATCAAGTAGAGATAATCACGGAATGCTACGTTCACAATCCAATG GATCCTGCCTCCAAGATGCTGATGCTGAAagcagaatcccttttgcaaattCTGGGAATCCAGTGATGTCCTTG GTTGCCTTTCTGGCTTCTGCTGTTGGACCAAGAGTTGCAGCAGCATGTGCCCATGCGTCCTTGGCAGCATTGTCTGAGGATAATAG GGTGAATTCTGAGAAATTACATGGTAGAGAAGGCAATTTTCAGGGAGAAGTTGCAAATTCAATTCAACCAAAGG AAGACAACGTGCATGGTTCACAGGTTCCAAATGAGGCGGAGGGTGTTCTTTTATCTGCAGAAAAAGTCAAAGCTGCTGCGAAAGCTGGTCTTGCTGCTGCAGCAACTAAGGCTAAACTGTTTGCAGATCATGAAGAGAGGGAAATTCAAAGGCTATCTGCTAATATCATTAATCATCAG GCACATGTTGAGCTAGACGGTTGGAAATAA
- the LOC110655341 gene encoding SWI/SNF complex subunit SWI3C isoform X4: MPASPPFHSDGRGKWKRRKRDPQITRKQHPKHEHEDPDDEGEDDAVEDYNNNNHLDDDSEDPNLPQSAALPDPNHLKTEVIADGEVRICDFPSVTKLAVNRPHESVFAIVALERANLIGANNDSCRGQVPNFENVSYGQLQAVSTVPAEGFGSDQERNDGGNSAYVVTPPPNMEGKGVVKRFGTRVHVVPMHSDWFSPSTVNRLERQVVPHFFCGKSLDHTPEKYMECRNYVVAKYMENPGKRITVSDFQGLVVGTENEDLARIVRFLDHWGIINYCAAPPSCESWNGGSYLREDPNGEVHAPSAALKSIDSLIKFDKPKCRLKAADIYSSLSCHDDDFSDLDNRIRERISENCCTYCSQHLPGIYFQSQKEIDVLLCSDCFHEGRFVTNHSSLDFIKMDATKDYSDLDGESWSDQETLLLLEAMEVYNENWNEIAEHVGTKSKSQCILHFLRLPMENGLLENIEVRSMSKSSNLSSRDNHGMLRSQSNGSCLQDADAESRIPFANSGNPVMSLVAFLASAVGPRVAAACAHASLAALSEDNRVNSEKLHGREGNFQGEVANSIQPKEDNVHGSQVPNEAEGVLLSAEKVKAAAKAGLAAAATKAKLFADHEEREIQRLSANIINHQSICWRKEP; encoded by the exons ATGCCAGCTTCTCCTCCTTTCCATTCAG ATGGCAGAGGCAAATGGAAGAGACGAAAGCGGGACCCCCAAATCACTCGAAAACAACACCCCAAACACGAACACGAAGACCCTGATGATGAAGGCGAAGACGACGCCGTTGAGGACTACAACAATAACAACCACCTCGACGACGATTCTGAGGACCCCAACCTCCCCCAATCGGCTGCTCTTCCTGATCCCAACCATCTCAAAACTGAGGTCATCGCTGATGGTGAGGTCCGCATATGTGACTTCCCTTCCGTAACGAAGCTTGCAGTGAATCGGCCGCATGAGTCGGTTTTCGCTATTGTGGCCTTAGAGAGGGCGAATTTGATTGGGGCCAATAATGATAGTTGTAGGGGGCAGGTGCCTAATTTCGAGAATGTTTCGTACGGGCAACTGCAGGCTGTCTCCACCGTGCCTGCCGAGGGTTTTGGGTCTGATCAGGAGAGAAATGATGGTGGAAATTCTGCTTATGTGGTGACGCCGCCTCCGAATATGGAGGGCAAAGGTGTTGTAAAACGATTTGGGACTAGAGTTCATGTGGTTCCAATGCATTCAG ATTGGTTTTCACCATCCACGGTGAATCGATTGGAAAGGCAAGTGGTGCCACATTTTTTCTGTGGAAAATCACTAGATCATACACCAGAGAAATACATGGAATGTAGGAATTATGTTGTTGCTAAATACATGGAGAATCCAGGGAAGAGGATCACAGTTTCTGATTTTCAGGGATTGGTTGTCGGAACTGAGAATGAAGATTTAGCTCGAATTGTCAGGTTTCTTGATCACTGGGGAATTATCAATTACTGTGCAGCCCCACCAAGCTGTGAATCCTGGAATGGTGGGTCCTACTTAAGAGAGGATCCAAATGGTGAGGTTCATGCGCCATCAGCTGCTTTAAAGTCAATTGATAGTTTGATCAAATTTGACAAGCCTAAATGTAGGCTCAAGGCAGCTGACATCTATTCATCATTGTCATGTCATGATGATGATTTCTCTGACTTGGACAACAGAATTCGAGAACGTATTTCAGAAAATTGTTGCACTTATTGTTCTCAGCATCTTCCTGGCATATACTTTCAGTCACAGAAGGAG ATCGATGTACTTCTATGCTCTGACTGCTTCCATGAGGGGAGGTTTGTGACCAATCATTCAAGCTTGGATTTTATAAAGATGGATGCAACAAAGGATTATAGTGATTTAGATGGAGAAAGTTGGAGTGATCAAGAAACACTATTGCTGCTTGAGGCAATGGAGGTTTACAATGAGAATTGGAATGAAATTGCAGAACATGTTGGAACAAAGTCAAAATCACAATGCATTCTTCATTTTCTTCGTCTACCCATGGAGAATGGCCTGTTGGAAAATATTGAAGTTCGAAGTATGTCCAAGTCATCTAATCTATCAAGTAGAGATAATCACGGAATGCTACGTTCACAATCCAATG GATCCTGCCTCCAAGATGCTGATGCTGAAagcagaatcccttttgcaaattCTGGGAATCCAGTGATGTCCTTG GTTGCCTTTCTGGCTTCTGCTGTTGGACCAAGAGTTGCAGCAGCATGTGCCCATGCGTCCTTGGCAGCATTGTCTGAGGATAATAG GGTGAATTCTGAGAAATTACATGGTAGAGAAGGCAATTTTCAGGGAGAAGTTGCAAATTCAATTCAACCAAAGG AAGACAACGTGCATGGTTCACAGGTTCCAAATGAGGCGGAGGGTGTTCTTTTATCTGCAGAAAAAGTCAAAGCTGCTGCGAAAGCTGGTCTTGCTGCTGCAGCAACTAAGGCTAAACTGTTTGCAGATCATGAAGAGAGGGAAATTCAAAGGCTATCTGCTAATATCATTAATCATCAG TCTATCTGCTGGAGGAAAGAACCCTAG
- the LOC110655342 gene encoding metal transporter Nramp6.2, producing MASLQNEEQVDPTSWRHSNRIAAVNLDDQTPPYSIDHDHDQDQVQDPAGTDHQDAGWRKFLAYVGPGFLVSVAYIDPGNLETDLQAGANHGYELLWIILVGLIFALIIQSLSANLGVSTGKHLAELCKVEYPKYVKLCLWLLAEIAVIAADIPEVVGTAFALNILFHIPVWTGVLITGFSTLLLLGLQKYGVRKLELLITVLIFVMAACFFGELSYVKPPAVDVIKGMFIPKLSGQGAIGDAIALLGALVMPHNLFLHSALVLSRKVPNSVRGINDACRYFLMESGFALCIALLINLSIVSVTGTVCFANNLSSEETDQCNNLTLDSGSFLLKNVLGRSSSTIYAIALLASGQSSTITGTYAGQFIMQGFLDLKMRKWIRNLMTRCIAITPSLIVSIISGSSGAGRLIIISSMILSFELPFALIPLLKFSSSSTKMGPHKNSIYIIIFSWIVGLLIIGINVYYLSTGFVGWLIHNNLPKVGNVFIGIIVFPLMAIYVLAVIYLTFRKDTVETFIDPTKNDPVVQANMESGTRKSGDELEAHQVPYREDLAHVPLPE from the exons ATGGCAAGTCTTCAGAATGAGGAACAAGTGGATCCAACATCATGGAGACACAGTAATCGTATAGCAGCTGTTAATTTGGACGACCAGACCCCACCTTATTCTATTGATCATGATCATGATCAAGATCAAGTACAGGACCCAGCTGGTACTGATCACCag GATGCCGGATGGAGAAAATTTCTAGCCTATGTAGGACCAGGTTTCTTGGTTTCAGTGGCTTATATTGATCCTGGAAACC TGGAGACTGATTTGCAAGCCGGAGCCAACCATGGTTATGAG CTTTTATGGATCATACTCGTCGGATTGATATTTGCCCTCATAATTCAGTCTCTCTCTGCAAATCTTGGTGTAAGCACCG GAAAACACCTGGCTGAATTGTGCAAGGTCGAGTACCCAAAATATGTGAAGCTTTGTTTATGGTTGCTAGCTGAGATTGCCGTGATAGCTGCAGATATACCTGAAG TGGTTGGAACAGCTTTTGCACTAAATATACTATTTCATATCCCAGTATGGACTGGAGTTCTCATTACTGGTTTCAGCACTCTCCTCCTTCTTGGCCTGCAGAAATATGGC GTGAGAAAACTGGAATTGTTGATAACAGTGTTGATATTTGTAATGGCTGCATGTTTCTTTGGTGAACTGAGTTATGTGAAGCCTCCTGCAGTAGATGTGATTAAGGGCATGTTTATTCCTAAGCTTTCAGGCCAAGGAGCCATAGGAGACGCCATTGCCCTTCTAGGCGCCCTCGTTATGCC ACACAATCTTTTTCTCCATTCTGCTCTTGTGCTCTCAAGAAAAGTACCCAATTCTGTTCGTGGAATCAAT GATGCATGTCGATATTTCCTTATGGAGAGTGGATTTGCACTATGTATAGCTCTCTTAATCAATTTATCAATTGTTTCTGTAACTGGTACTGTTTGCTTCGCCAACAATCTCTCATCTGAAGAAACTGATCAATGCAATAATCTCACCCTTGACTCTGGTTCCTTCCTACTCAAG AATGTGCTAGGAAGGTCTAGCTCAACCATATATGCCATTGCATTGCTAGCCTCGGGACAAAGCTCCACTATCACCGGCACCTATGCTGGCCAATTTATCATGCAG GGTTTCTTGGATCTTAAGATGAGAAAATGGATTAGGAATTTAATGACTAGGTGCATTGCCATTACACCTAGTCTTATCGTCTCTATTATAAGTGGATCTTCTGGGGCAGGTCGACTAATCATCATTTCATCG ATGATACTTTCATTTGAGCTTCCATTTGCTCTCATCCCTCTTCTTAAATTCAGCAGCAGTTCCACCAAGATGGGACCACATAAGAATTCAATCTAT ATTATTATATTCTCGTGGATTGTAGGCTTGTTGATCATCGGCATCAATGTGTATTATCTAAGCACAGGCTTTGTCGGCTGGCTAATTCACAACAATCTACCCAAAGTTGGGAATGTGTTTATTGGGATCATAGTATTTCCGCTAATGGCAATCTATGTACTTGCAGTCATCTACCTGACCTTTAGAAAAGACACTGTTGAGACATTTATTGATCCAACAAAGAATGACCCAGTTGTCCAAGCTAACATGGAAAGTGGGACACGAAAATCTGGAGATGAACTAGAGGCGCATCAGGTACCTTACAGAGAGGATTTAGCTCATGTCCCGCTGCCAGAGTAG